The proteins below come from a single Serinus canaria isolate serCan28SL12 chromosome 6, serCan2020, whole genome shotgun sequence genomic window:
- the TLX1 gene encoding T-cell leukemia homeobox protein 1 yields MEHLGAHHLHQGQAEPISFGIDQILNTSEPGSCMVSHPRLQDSADYGLGCIVGSAYNTVTGGYGASGGAAGAYTGTSCSMGGLPSSYNVNMAVSMNGNTLSSAGGVIRVPAHRPVAGGVHQPLSAAVPAVNGMNSLTGLTFPWMESNRRYTKDRFTGHPYQNRTPPKKKKPRTSFTRLQICELEKRFHRQKYLASAERAALAKALKMTDAQVKTWFQNRRTKWRRQTAEEREAERQQANRILMQLQQEAFQKTINQPIQADPICVHNSSLFALQNLQPWSDDSTKITSVTTVASACE; encoded by the exons ATGGAGCACCTCGGGGCTCACCACCTGCACCAAGGGCAAGCCGAGCCCATCAGCTTCGGCATCGACCAGATCCTCAACACGTCGGAGCCGGGCAGTTGCATGGTGTCGCACCCTCGGCTGCAGGACTCGGCGGACTACGGGCTGGGCTGCATCGTAGGCAGCGCCTATAACACGGTCACGGGTGGCTACGGGGCgagcggcggcgcggccggcgCCTACACCGGCACCTCCTGCAGCATGGGCGGCCTGCCCAGCTCCTACAACGTGAACATGGCGGTGAGCATGAACGGCAATACCTTGAGCTCGGCCGGCGGCGTGATCCGCGTCCCGGCCCATCGCCCCGTGGCCGGCGGCGTCCACCAGCCCCTCTCCGCCGCCGTGCCGGCGGTAAACGGCATGAACAGCCTCACGGGGCTCACCTTCCCCTGGATGGAGAGCAACAGGCGGTACACAAAAGACAGGTTCACAG GTCACCCCTATCAGAACCGCACGCCCCCCAAGAAGAAGAAGCCGCGCACCTCCTTCACCCGGCTGCAGATTTGCGAGCTGGAGAAGCGCTTCCACCGGCAGAAATACCTGGCCTCGGCCGAGCGCGCTGCCCTGGCCAAGGCCCTTAAGATGACGGACGCCCAGGTGAAGACCTGGTTCCAGAACCGGCGCACCAAGTGGAG GAGGCAGACAGCGGAGGAGAGGGAGGCTGAGCGGCAGCAAGCAAACCGCATTCTCATGCAGTTGCAGCAGGAAGCCTTCCAAAAAACCATCAACCAGCCCATCCAAGCCGACCCCATCTGTGTCCACAACTCCTCTCTCTTTGCCCTTCAGAATCTCCAGCCTTGGTCTGATGACTCCACCAAGATCACCAGTGTCACCACTGTCGCCTCTGCTTGTGAATAA